The Ovis canadensis isolate MfBH-ARS-UI-01 breed Bighorn chromosome 13, ARS-UI_OviCan_v2, whole genome shotgun sequence genome includes a region encoding these proteins:
- the SALL4 gene encoding sal-like protein 4 isoform X1: MSRRKQAKPQHINSEEDQGERQPQQPAPECADAAPAAPAAGAPGAPVNYLGGGGSSGSEEPNGAGAGIKRPRREETHVCEKCCAEFFSFSDFLDHKKNCTKTPPVLILKDSEGPMSSEDLPGTVLSSQPPSPGRREGHRDDGSGGGAPGDAREKPGAESVLYLKTEAALPPAPQDISYLPKGKVANTNVTLQALRGTKVAVNQRSADAPPAPLPSAGSLPWVLEQILCLQQQQLQQIQLTEQIRVQVNMWASHALHAGHAADSLKTLGGHVSQQVSAAVALLSQKAGSAGLPLDALKPAKLPHANVPSAGGSASPGLPPFALKPDATRVLPGVLSRLPGALLPQAPGSVLFQSPFSAVALDPSKKGKGKPPSVSPVEVKLKDEALCRHKCKYCSKVFGTDSSLQIHLRSHTGERPFVCSVCGHRFTTKGNLKVHFHRHPQVKANPQLLADFHDKTAVGGGLPFALAGPAPLEEAGLSLDSKPALAAGTPSVLGLVQNLPSGPHPKDAKGGPLPGDLQLGLSPESEDGSILPGVGPTHPSPRVGGFPGGGPPEPGSETLKLQRLVENIDKATADPNECLICHRVLSCQSSLKMHYRTHTGERPFPCKVCGRAFSTKGNLKTHLAVHRSSAPLRAQHSCPICQKKFTNAVLLQQHIRMHMGGQIPNTPLPESPCEFAGPEPSAAGENGSPGAPAHDGVVEAIDVDEACPQEAPSSSLRVPGPLAGVHAASPTPGLATAASLDVPVKAGLAALVLQRQGSRENGSAESDGLTNDDASSVMGDPECASRSPDVLESTSFQAVSPAHSQAESVKSKSPDTDGKGDGSESSRTEMEGRSSVPSTFIRAQPTYVKVEVPGGFVGPATMSPGMTPLLAAQPRRQAKQHGCTRCGKNFSSASALQIHERTHTGEKPFVCNICGRAFTTKGNLKVHYMTHGANNSSARRGRKLAIENTMALLGTDGKRVPEMFPKEIVAPSVNVDPVVWNQYATMLNGGLAMKTNEISVIQSGGIPTLPVSLGASSVVNNTAASKIDGSQSAAGAEVEKPGTADNVPKHQFPHLLEENKIAVS, from the exons ATGTCGAGGCGCAAGCAGGCGAAGCCCCAGCACATCAACTCGGAGGAGGATCAGGGCGAGCGGCAGCCGCAGCAGCCGGCCCCCGAGTGTGCAGATGCGGCCCCAGCGGCGCCGGCGGCGGGGGCGCCGG GTGCTCCAGTGAACTATcttggcggcggcggcagcagtggCAGCGAGGAGCCGAATGGCGCCGGAGCAGGGATAAAGCGGCCCCGGCGGGAGGAGACCCACGTCTGCGAGAAATGCTGTGCGGAGTTCTTCAGCTTCTCCGACTTCTTGGACCACAAGAAAAATTGCACTAAAACGCCCCCCGTGCTCATCCTGAAGGACAGTGAGGGACCGATGTCGTCCGAAGACTTGCCGGGGACTGTGCTCAGCTCGCAGCCGCCGAGCCCGGGCCGGAGGGAGGGCCACCGGGACGATGGCAGCGGCGGAGGGGCCCCCGGGGACGCGAGGGAGAAGCCAGGGGCGGAGTCTGTCCTGTATCTGAAGACAGAGGCCGCCCTGCCGCCCGCGCCGCAGGACATAAGCTACTTACCCAAAGGCAAGGTGGCCAACACCAACGTCACGCTTCAGGCGCTGCGCGGCACCAAGGTGGCGGTGAACCAGCGCAGCGCCGACGCGCCCCCGGCGCCCCTGCCCAGCGCCGGCAGCCTGCCCTGGGTCCTCGAGCAGATCCTGtgcctccagcagcagcagctgcagcagatcCAGCTCACGGAGCAGATCCGGGTGCAGGTGAACATGTGGGCCTCGCACGCCCTCCACGCCGGCCACGCGGCCGACTCGCTGAAGACGCTCGGGGGCCACGTGTCGCAGCAGGTGTCGGCGGCCGTGGCCCTGCTCAGCCAGAAGGCGGGGAGCGCCGGGCTGCCCCTGGACGCCCTGAAGCCCGCCAAGCTACCTCACGCCAACGTCCCTTCCGCCGGCGGCTCCGCCTCCCCGGGGCTGCCGCCCTTCGCGCTGAAGCCGGACGCCACCCGGGTGCTCCCCGGCGTCCTGTCGCGCCTCCCCGGGGCGCTGCTCCCCCAGGCCCCGGGCTCTGTGCTCTTCCAGAGCCCCTTCTCCGCGGTGGCCTTAGACCCGTCCAAGAAAGGCAAAGGGAAGCCACCGAGTGTCTCCCCGGTGGAGGTCAAACTCAAGGACGAGGCTCTCTGCCGGCACAAGTGTAAGTACTGTAGCAAGGTTTTTGGGACTGATAGCTCCTTGCAGATCCACCTGCGCTCCCACACCGGAGAGAGGCCCTTCGTGTGCTCCGTGTGCGGCCACCGCTTCACCACCAAGGGCAACCTCAAGGTGCACTTCCACCGGCACCCCCAGGTGAAGGCTAACCCCCAACTGTTGGCCGACTTCCACGACAAGACGGCGGTGGGCGGTGGCCTCCCCTTCGCGCTGGCCGGCCCCGCCCCCCTCGAGGAAGCCGGGCTCTCCCTAGACAGCAAACCCGCGCTCGCGGCGGGGACCCCCAGTGTCCTAGGGCTAGTTCAGAATCTCCCCTCGGGGCCTCACCCCAAGGACGCCAAAGGGGGCCCGTTGCCCGGCGACCTGCAGCTCGGGCTGTCTCCGGAAAGCGAGGATGGCTCCATCCTGCCCGGGGTGGGGCCGACCCATCCCTCCCCCAGGGTcggaggcttcccagggggtgggCCGCCCGAGCCGGGGTCGGAGACCCTGAAGCTGCAGCGGCTGGTGGAGAACATAGACAAGGCCACCGCCGACCCCAACGAGTGTCTCATCTGCCACCGCGTCCTCAGCTGCCAGAGCTCACTCAAGATGCACTACCGCACGCACACCGGGGAGCGGCCCTTCCCCTGCAAGGTCTGCGGCCGCGCCTTCTCCACCAAAGGCAACCTGAAGACGCACCTGGCGGTGCACCGCAGCAGCGCGCCGCTGAGGGCGCAGCACTCCTGCCCGATCTGCCAGAAGAAGTTCACCAACGCGGTCCTGCTGCAGCAGCACATCCGCATGCACATGGGCGGCCAGATCCCCAACACGCCGCTGCCCGAGAGCCCCTGCGAGTTCGCGGGGCCCGAGCCCTCGGCGGCCGGGGAGAACGGCAGCCCCGGCGCGCCCGCTCACGACGGGGTCGTGGAAGCCATCGACGTAGACGAAGCCTGCCCCCAGGAGGCCCCCAGCAGCTCCTTGAGGGTCCCCGGGCCCCTCGCCGGCGTCCACGCGGCGTCCCCTACCCCGGGGCTGGCCACGGCGGCTTCGCTGGATGTCCCGGTGAAGGCGGGGCTCGCCGCGCTCGTCCTGCAGCGGCAGGGAAGCCGAGAAAACGGGTCCGCGGAGAGTGACGGCCTGACCAACGACGACGCCTCCTCGGTTATGGGCGACCCCGAGTGCGCCAGCCGAAGCCCAGACGTCCTGGAGAGCACGTCCTTCCAGGCGGTCTCGCCGGCCCATAGCCAGGCGGAGAGCGTCAAGTCCAAGTCTCCGGACACCGACGGCAAAGGGGACGGCTCGGAGAGCAGCCGCACTGAGATGGAAG GTCGGAGCAGTGTTCCATCGACATTTATCCGAGCCCAGCCAACCTATGTCAAAGTTGAAGTTCCTGGTGGGTTTGTGGGTCCCGCGACCATGTCCCCAGGTATGACGCCTCTGTTAGCAGCCCAGCCCCGACGACAGGCCAAGCAGCACGGCTGCACGAGGTGCGGGAAGAACTTCTCGTCGGCCAGCGCGCTTCAGATCCACGAGCGGACTCACACCGGTGAGAAGCCCTTTGTATGCAACATATGTGGCCGCGCTTTCACCACCAAAGGCAACTTGAAG GTCCATTACATGACACACGGGGCCAACAACAGCTCAGCACGCCGTGGCAGGAAGCTAGCCATCGAGAACACCATGGCTCTGTTAGGAACGGACGGAAAGCGGGTCCCCGAGATGTTTCCCAAGGAAATCGTGGCCCCTTCGGTGAACGTGGACCCCGTCGTGTGGAACCAGTACGCCACCATGCTCAACGGTGGCCTGGCCATGAAGACCAACGAGATCTCCGTAATTCAGAGCGGTGGCATCCCCACCCTCCCCGTGTCCCTGGGGGCCAGCTCCGTGGTGAATAACACGGCTGCCTCCAAGATCGACGGCTCCCAGTCTGCTGCTGGTGCCGAGGTGGAGAAGCCAGGGACTGCCGACAACGTCCCCAAACACCAGTTCCCGCACCTCCTGGAAGAAAACAAGATCGCAGTCAGCTAA
- the SALL4 gene encoding sal-like protein 4 isoform X2, which produces MSRRKQAKPQHINSEEDQGERQPQQPAPECADAAPAAPAAGAPGAPVNYLGGGGSSGSEEPNGAGAGIKRPRREETHVCEKCCAEFFSFSDFLDHKKNCTKTPPVLILKDSEGPMSSEDLPGTVLSSQPPSPGRREGHRDDGSGGGAPGDAREKPGAESVLYLKTEAALPPAPQDISYLPKGKVANTNVTLQALRGTKVAVNQRSADAPPAPLPSAGSLPWVLEQILCLQQQQLQQIQLTEQIRVQVNMWASHALHAGHAADSLKTLGGHVSQQVSAAVALLSQKAGSAGLPLDALKPAKLPHANVPSAGGSASPGLPPFALKPDATRVLPGVLSRLPGALLPQAPGSVLFQSPFSAVALDPSKKGKGKPPSVSPVEVKLKDEALCRHKCRSSVPSTFIRAQPTYVKVEVPGGFVGPATMSPGMTPLLAAQPRRQAKQHGCTRCGKNFSSASALQIHERTHTGEKPFVCNICGRAFTTKGNLKVHYMTHGANNSSARRGRKLAIENTMALLGTDGKRVPEMFPKEIVAPSVNVDPVVWNQYATMLNGGLAMKTNEISVIQSGGIPTLPVSLGASSVVNNTAASKIDGSQSAAGAEVEKPGTADNVPKHQFPHLLEENKIAVS; this is translated from the exons ATGTCGAGGCGCAAGCAGGCGAAGCCCCAGCACATCAACTCGGAGGAGGATCAGGGCGAGCGGCAGCCGCAGCAGCCGGCCCCCGAGTGTGCAGATGCGGCCCCAGCGGCGCCGGCGGCGGGGGCGCCGG GTGCTCCAGTGAACTATcttggcggcggcggcagcagtggCAGCGAGGAGCCGAATGGCGCCGGAGCAGGGATAAAGCGGCCCCGGCGGGAGGAGACCCACGTCTGCGAGAAATGCTGTGCGGAGTTCTTCAGCTTCTCCGACTTCTTGGACCACAAGAAAAATTGCACTAAAACGCCCCCCGTGCTCATCCTGAAGGACAGTGAGGGACCGATGTCGTCCGAAGACTTGCCGGGGACTGTGCTCAGCTCGCAGCCGCCGAGCCCGGGCCGGAGGGAGGGCCACCGGGACGATGGCAGCGGCGGAGGGGCCCCCGGGGACGCGAGGGAGAAGCCAGGGGCGGAGTCTGTCCTGTATCTGAAGACAGAGGCCGCCCTGCCGCCCGCGCCGCAGGACATAAGCTACTTACCCAAAGGCAAGGTGGCCAACACCAACGTCACGCTTCAGGCGCTGCGCGGCACCAAGGTGGCGGTGAACCAGCGCAGCGCCGACGCGCCCCCGGCGCCCCTGCCCAGCGCCGGCAGCCTGCCCTGGGTCCTCGAGCAGATCCTGtgcctccagcagcagcagctgcagcagatcCAGCTCACGGAGCAGATCCGGGTGCAGGTGAACATGTGGGCCTCGCACGCCCTCCACGCCGGCCACGCGGCCGACTCGCTGAAGACGCTCGGGGGCCACGTGTCGCAGCAGGTGTCGGCGGCCGTGGCCCTGCTCAGCCAGAAGGCGGGGAGCGCCGGGCTGCCCCTGGACGCCCTGAAGCCCGCCAAGCTACCTCACGCCAACGTCCCTTCCGCCGGCGGCTCCGCCTCCCCGGGGCTGCCGCCCTTCGCGCTGAAGCCGGACGCCACCCGGGTGCTCCCCGGCGTCCTGTCGCGCCTCCCCGGGGCGCTGCTCCCCCAGGCCCCGGGCTCTGTGCTCTTCCAGAGCCCCTTCTCCGCGGTGGCCTTAGACCCGTCCAAGAAAGGCAAAGGGAAGCCACCGAGTGTCTCCCCGGTGGAGGTCAAACTCAAGGACGAGGCTCTCTGCCGGCACAAGT GTCGGAGCAGTGTTCCATCGACATTTATCCGAGCCCAGCCAACCTATGTCAAAGTTGAAGTTCCTGGTGGGTTTGTGGGTCCCGCGACCATGTCCCCAGGTATGACGCCTCTGTTAGCAGCCCAGCCCCGACGACAGGCCAAGCAGCACGGCTGCACGAGGTGCGGGAAGAACTTCTCGTCGGCCAGCGCGCTTCAGATCCACGAGCGGACTCACACCGGTGAGAAGCCCTTTGTATGCAACATATGTGGCCGCGCTTTCACCACCAAAGGCAACTTGAAG GTCCATTACATGACACACGGGGCCAACAACAGCTCAGCACGCCGTGGCAGGAAGCTAGCCATCGAGAACACCATGGCTCTGTTAGGAACGGACGGAAAGCGGGTCCCCGAGATGTTTCCCAAGGAAATCGTGGCCCCTTCGGTGAACGTGGACCCCGTCGTGTGGAACCAGTACGCCACCATGCTCAACGGTGGCCTGGCCATGAAGACCAACGAGATCTCCGTAATTCAGAGCGGTGGCATCCCCACCCTCCCCGTGTCCCTGGGGGCCAGCTCCGTGGTGAATAACACGGCTGCCTCCAAGATCGACGGCTCCCAGTCTGCTGCTGGTGCCGAGGTGGAGAAGCCAGGGACTGCCGACAACGTCCCCAAACACCAGTTCCCGCACCTCCTGGAAGAAAACAAGATCGCAGTCAGCTAA